The genomic stretch AGGCAGCCACCGGGGTCAGGATCGTTGTGACAGCGCGGTGACAGTCTGCGCAACTAATGTGCACAAGTACCTGTTGGGCGGTTATATCGATGCGCCTTTTCGGGTCGTTTCGGCAGCCGGATCTTCGCCGAACCGCTCTGGCCCGCTCTTTCGTACGAGGCCTTGGCGCGACCGCCGGTCGGAAGGCGGGCCATTTCGGGGCGAGCCCTTCCGGCATGGGGCTTGGGTTGACCGGCGCAAGGCTTTTTTTGCGCCTTGCGGTTTGCATTACGCAACGGGTTCGGTTAGCATCCGCGCCGTTAGTACCAAGCTGAAAGTCAATTCCGGTCGAACACATCCTCGCGGTCAGCCTTCTGCCAAAGAAGCCTCCACCGAAAAAACAGGATCGACCCCTCGATGGTTTCCAGGTAAATCCTGCGCCGGCACAGCCTCGAACGAAGGCCAAGCGTGTCGCGACACAGCGTTACTCTGACCGAACCAACCTGCAGATTGATCAGGATCTTCACCCTGGGCCATGGACCTCTGCCCTTGCTGTGTTGCCTGTCCTCCTAAGTACCTACCTGCCAGCCCGAGCGCGCCAAACCTTATAGCGCTTCAAACTGGCTGCCTTGTTCCAGCCGGGTTCTTCGTTCGACCGATGGCGGTCGTCGTTACTGGAACGTTTTAACGTTGCACGGATCTGATCCGTGTCATATGCAGGAACACCCATAACATGTCTACGACTATCCACACTCAGGATGCCATCCGCACCCTCACCAACGCTTTTGCACCGATGAACTGCCTGATCCTGGCCGCCCGCAAAGGCTGCTTCAGTTTCACCGTCGTCAACGAACACGGGATCGCCCGCCACAGCGAGCGTCTGTACCCCGATCAATACTCCAGCGCCGAACCGCTGCAGGCCGTGATCGACCGCACCCGCCAGGCACTGACCGCCTGAACGGCCGCAACGCCGCAAAAGCCAAGGCCCCGCCGACAACGCGGGGCTTTTTATTGCCCGATGTTTCCCAACCAGGCCGAACCGGTTAAGTCCGATCCGGCATAACGGTTATAACGGCCGTTCGGAAATATTGTAAAAACAGGCCTTTACGCCCTGAATATGACACTACACTTCAACTCAAGCGGCATGAACCGCTTCCGGCGGGCCTGATTCGTTCCACAGCTGCCAAGCACCCGGTCAGGCCCGCCGCCACTCCAACGCTCCGAGGGCTTTATGGGTATCGCCGCAAGCGAACTGTGCCGTTTCGTGATCCGTCCCACGCTGATCTACCTGGGACGCCACTGCGCCACCGCCGAATCCCTGCTGCTGGGCATCGCCGCCAGCCAGTCCGCCCTCGGCTCCGCCCTGCATGACCGCCGGGGCCACGGGCTCTACCGGATCGCCGAGCACCGCCACCAGGCCCTCTGGGACCATTACCTGGCGCTGGATCCGGAACGCGCCAGCCTGGTGCGCGGCCTGGCCAGCCAGCATGCCTTCCTCAGCGGGCCGCACCTGGAACTGACCGTCAACCTGCGCTACGCCACCGCCATCGCCTGGCTGCTGGTGGAAGAGCAGAACCCCACCCTCCCCGACCCGGACGACCTGCTGGGCATGGCGCGCATCTGGCGCCAGACCTTCCAGCCCCAGGGTCGCCTGCGGGATTTCACCTGCGCCTGGCAGGCCTGTGTTTCACCGCTGAATCAAGTCGCTTGCTGACCCGCCGGTTTCGGAAGATCGCCCATCACGACGCCAATCTGGTCGGATTGTCCTACAAAACCGCTCTAACTCAAGGCATACGGGCTCTGGCGCCCGGACGAAAATGTTGGTAATTTTCGCCCCGGTGATCACCAGGAGTTCTAATAATGAAAAAAGTCATGCTCAAAACCACCCTTAGCCTTGCCGTTTCCCTGGCATCCACCCAGCTTTTCGCAAGTGGCTTCGCCATCAACGAACACAGCATCAGCGGGATGGGGACTGGGTACGCCGGGCGATCTTCTTCTGCCGACGACGCAAGCACCGTTTACGGCAACCCTGCCGGCATGTCGCGCATCAAGCGCGAACAAGTCACCGGCGGCGTTGCGTTCCTCGACGCCTCGACCGACATCAGCCACGGCAGCTCCAGCCCTAACGGCGGGAGCAACAAAGGCGACATGGTGCCCTTCACCTCCGTACCTATGGGCTACTACGTCAAGCCGATCGACGAGCATTGGGCCTTCGGCCTCGGCATGTACGTGCCGTTCGGCCTGATCACCGACTACGAAAACGGCTTCGCCGGCCGCTACTTCGGCAGCAAGTCGAAAGTACAGGTCATCACCCTGCAGCCGACCGTCAGCTACGCCTTCAACGACAAGGTGTCGATCGGTTTCGGCCCGACCATCAACCGCATCGACGGCTCGCTGGAGTCCAACCTGTCGATCACCCAGGCTGCGCCGGACGGCAAGGTCAAGATCAAGGGCGACGACACTGCGCTGGGCTACAACATCGGCGTGCTGGTGCAGGCCACCGACAGCACCCGCGTCGGCCTGACCTACCACTCCAAGGTCGACTACAAGCTCGAAGGCGACACCAAGGTCAACTACGGCGTGCTGGGCGCAATCGGCCTGGGCGCCAGCCAGAAGTACGACGCCTCGCTGAAGATCACCACCCCTGAGTCCGCCGACCTCTCGGTCACCCAGGCGATCAACGATCAGTGGAACGTCTACGCCGGCACCACCTGGACCCGCTGGAGCCAGCTGGAGAAGATCACCGTCAAGAACTCCGGCGTGCAGCCGCTGCTGGCCGGCCAGTTCGGCGAAATCACCGAAGAGCAGAACTGGCACGATACCTGGGCCTACGCCATCGGTACTTCGTACCAGCTGAACAAGGAATGGGTGCTGCGCACCGGCCTGACCTTCGACCAGGCGCCGACCAACAACGTCGACCGTTCGCCGCGCATCCCGACCGGCGACCGGACCATCTTCAGCATCGGCGCCGGCTGGAGCCCGACCGACGACCTGACCATCGACGTCGCGTACTCCTACCTGAAGGAAGAGACCGTCAAGATCAACAACAGCAACGACCGTGGCCAGTCCTACAGCTCCAAGTACGACAACTCGGCCAACGGCTTCGGCATCGGCGCGACCTACCGCTTCTGATGGCCTGCGGCGAGGCTGAGCCCTCGCCCATGAAAAAGCCCCGACGTCCTGTGGACGCGGGGCTTTTTCATGCCTGCGATGTTTGCTGCGGGAGCGAGCCTGCCCGCGATAGCGTCAGCCAAGGCCCACCATGCGACCGATGCCGCTCATTGCCCAAGCGGCCTGGACGCAATCGCCTTCTCGATCGCCGCCAGAAACTCAGGATCATCCGGTTTGGTCAGGCTGGAGAAATTGGCGATCACCTTGCCCTGGCGGTCGATGACGTACTTGTAGAAATTCCACTTCGGCGCACTGCTCTGCCTGGCCAGCACCTGGAACAGATGGGTGGCGCCGTCGCCGCGGACTTTCTGCGGTTCGGTCATGGTGAAGGTCACGCCGTAGTTGGCGTAGCAGACCTTGGCGGTCTCGGCGCTGTCCTTGGACTCCTGCTTGAAGTCGTTGGACGGCACGCCGAGCATTTCCAGCCCCTGCGCCTTGTAGCGTTGATTGAGGGCCTCAAGGCCTTCGAACTGCGGGGCAAACCCGCAGAAGCTGGCGGTGTTGATCACCACCAGCGGTTTGTCGGCATAGCGCTGACACAGGTCGATGGACTCCTTGGCCCGCAGCTTGGGCAAGGAGCCTTGCAGCAGATCCGGGCAGTCCGCCGCCCGGACCACTCCGGTCAACGCGATCAGCAACGCAGGAACAGCACACCAGCGCATCAGCATGTCAGGCTTCCTCGGGCAGTCGTCAGACCCCGACGTTACTCGCCCCCCAACCCTCCCCGCAAGCGCTCTAGCAGATGCTCATGCCCAGTTGCATCAGCGCCAGGCCGCCCCGCAGCCAGCCCCACCACACCAGCGCCAGCAGCGCGGCGCCGAGCGCAATGACGGCGACCTGCGGCCACAGGCGCTTCATGCGGCGCTCACGCCCGCCTGCAGGCGCGCCACAGGGCGTTCGCGCACCGGCCAGTTCAGGGCCGCCGCCAGCAGACTCAGGAGGATCGCCACCTGCCAGATCAAGTCATAGCTCCCGGTACGGTCATACACCACCCCGCCCAGCCAGCCGCCGAGGAACGAGCCGAGCTGGTGGAACAGGAACACGATGCCGCCCAGCATGGACAGGTTGCGCACGCCGAACAAGGTCGCCACCGTACCGTTGGTCAACGGCACCGTCGACAGCCACAGGAAGCCCATCGCCATGCCGAACAGGTAGGCCGACGTGGTGGTGACCGGCAGCCACAGGAACAGCACGATCACCACCGCGCGCAGCAGATAGAGCCCGGTGAGCAGGCGCGGCTTGGACATGCGCCCGCCCAGCCAGCCGGCGGTGTAGGTGCCGAAGATATTGAACAGACCGATCAGCGCCAGCACCGTAGTGCCGACGGTGGCCGGCAAATGCTGGTCCACCAGGTAGGCCGGCAGGTGCACGCCGATGAATACCACCTGAAAACCGCAGACGAAAAAGCCGAACGCCAGCAGCCAGAACCCGGAGTGCGAACAGGCTTCGCGCAAGGCTTCGGACAGCGTCTGCTCATGACCGTGGACCGGCAGCGGCTTGTCCTTGAGCATGGCCACCAGCGGCACGATCAGCGCCACCAGCAGGCCCAGCGCCAACAAGGCCGCCGACCAGCCCAGCCAGCCGATCAGCCCGAGGGTGCCGGGCAGCATGGCGAACTGGCCGAAAGAGCCTGCGGCACTGGCGATGCCCATGCCCATGCTGCGTTTTTCCGGCGGCACGGCACGGCCGACCACACCGAGGATCACCGAGAACGACGTGCCGGACAGGCCGATGCCGATCAGCAGCCCCGCGCTCAGCGACAGGCTCAGCGCCGAGTCGGACAGCCCCATGCACACCAGCCCGACGGCGTAGAGCACACCGCCGGTCAGCACCACCTTCGCCGCGCCGAAGCGGTCGGCCAGCGCGCCGGTGAACGGCTGCGCCAGGCCCCAGATCAGGTTCTGCAAGGCGATGGCGAAGGCGAACACCTCACGCCCCCAACCGAACTGGGCGCTCATCGGCGACAGGAACAGGCCGAAGCCGTGCCGCACGCCCAACGACAGCGCCAGAATCAGCGCACTCCCCAGCAACACCCAACCACACGCACGCCACATCGAACTCATTATTGTTCTCCAGTCACGGGTATATACCCGCTTAAAGTCGGAAAAACCGGCGTCACGCCAGTTCGTCCAGCAGTCTCAGCAAGGTTTCACGCTTCTCGGCGCCCAGTCGGTCGATCAACCGCTGCTGCGCCGCTTCCCAGGCCGGCAGCGCCGCCGCCAGCCGCTGCGCACCGGTGTCGGTGAGCTTGACGATGCGGTTGCGCATGTCTTCGCCCTCGGTGAGCGCCACCAGGCCCTCGCCCTCCAGCACCCGCAGGTTGCGGCCCAGGGTGCTGCGGTCCAGGCCCATGGCCTCGGCCAGTTCGGAGATGCTCGGTTGATCCAGCCGCTGCAGGTTGCACAGCAGAGAATACTGGGCGACGTTGATCCCGAAGCCGTCGAGAGCGCCGTCGTAATGCCTGCTGACGCCACGGGCGGCGCGACGCAGGTTGGTGCACAAACATTGGGAAGGAAGCATGATGCGTGTATATACCCGCGACTCTGTTAAATCAAGTTACATGTGGTTTTGTTCAACAACATTTTCGATGGCCGCCAAGGGGCCGGCCGATCCGGGGCAAGGCTTTCAGGCCAGCGCCAACCCCACCAGCACCGCCATCTCCGTCAACTCCAGCAACGCCCCGGCCGTGTCGCCCGTGGTGCCGCCCAGCCGCCGCACCATCAAGCGCCGCGCCCAGACGAACACCCCGACCGCCACCAGCAGCGCCACAGCGCCCTTGATCCCGGCCAACGCCACGCAGGCCAGCGCGCAAGCCGCCAACACCCACCACCCCGCCTTGCGCGGCAGGTGATCGGCCAACGCCTGCCCCAGCCCGCCGGCCCGCACGTAAGGTGTGGTCAGAAACAGCCCCAACAACGCAGCACGCCCGATCAGCGGCACGATGACCAGTATCAAGCCTTCGCCCTGTCCGACCACCGCCAACAGCGCGGCAAATTTGAGCAGCAACACCAGCACCAACGTCACCACCGCGATCGGCCCGCTGCGCGGATCCTTCATGATCGTCAGCGTGCGCTCGCGGTCGCCGAAACCGCCCAGCCAGGCATCGGCGCTGTCCGCCAGCCCGTCGAGGTGCAAGGCGCCGCTGAGCACCACCCACGCCGTCAGCAGCAACGCTCCGTGCAGCAACGGCGGCGCACCGGCCAGCGCCAGGTCCAGCGCCCACAGGATCACGCCGAACAGCAGGCCCACCACCGGATAGAACAGCAGCGAACGGCCAAGCGCCTGAGGCGCCGGCATGCCCGGCAAGCGCACCGGCAGGCTGCTGAGGAATTGCAGGGCGATCCAGAACGGCAACATGTCAGTCCACTTCCCGAAGCGATCCGTCGGCCTCGACAATCAACGAAAACAATCCGCCATGGCCGACCTCGACGGTGAGCAACTGCTCACGCGGCAAGCCACGAGCCCTGGCCAGCAACAGGCGCATGACGCCGCCATGGGTGACCAGCAGCAGCCGCTCGCCGGCGTGGGCCGCCTGCAACCGCGCCACCGCCGCCAGCACCCGCGCCGAAAAATCGCTCACCGGCTCGCCCTGCGGCGGGGTGAATGCGTACGGGTCGGCCCAGAACCGCCCCAGCGCCTCGGCGTCCGTTTCCATCAGGGCGGCGGCGCCCTGCCCTTCCCAGGCACCGAAGTGCAGTTCCTGCACGGCCCCGTCCAACGTCAGCGGCAGATCCAGTTGCCCACGCAGCTCTTGCGCGAACCGCGCGCAGCGCTGCAACGGCGAGCTCACCAGGCGATCCCACGGCCCGCGCCCGACCACCGCCGCACGCATCTGCGCCCAGCCCTTGTCGGTCAGCGCGTCATCGAGGCTGCCGCGCAAGCCGCCGCCCAGCTCGGTCTCACCGTGGCGCAGCAGATCCAGGCGCAAGGTCATGCGGGGCGATCCGCCACCGCCGCCTCGGCGAACGTCGCCATCTGCCCGTGCAGGTCGCAAGCCAGGCGCAACAGCGGAACCGCCAGCGCAGCACCGCTGCCCTCGCCCAGACGCAGGCCCAGCTCGAGCAGCGGTTCGGCCTGAAGGGCTTCCAGCACATGCCGGTGGCC from Pseudomonas ekonensis encodes the following:
- the cobC gene encoding alpha-ribazole phosphatase family protein, whose protein sequence is MTLRLDLLRHGETELGGGLRGSLDDALTDKGWAQMRAAVVGRGPWDRLVSSPLQRCARFAQELRGQLDLPLTLDGAVQELHFGAWEGQGAAALMETDAEALGRFWADPYAFTPPQGEPVSDFSARVLAAVARLQAAHAGERLLLVTHGGVMRLLLARARGLPREQLLTVEVGHGGLFSLIVEADGSLREVD
- a CDS encoding glutathione peroxidase, which produces MLMRWCAVPALLIALTGVVRAADCPDLLQGSLPKLRAKESIDLCQRYADKPLVVINTASFCGFAPQFEGLEALNQRYKAQGLEMLGVPSNDFKQESKDSAETAKVCYANYGVTFTMTEPQKVRGDGATHLFQVLARQSSAPKWNFYKYVIDRQGKVIANFSSLTKPDDPEFLAAIEKAIASRPLGQ
- a CDS encoding MFS transporter, producing the protein MWRACGWVLLGSALILALSLGVRHGFGLFLSPMSAQFGWGREVFAFAIALQNLIWGLAQPFTGALADRFGAAKVVLTGGVLYAVGLVCMGLSDSALSLSLSAGLLIGIGLSGTSFSVILGVVGRAVPPEKRSMGMGIASAAGSFGQFAMLPGTLGLIGWLGWSAALLALGLLVALIVPLVAMLKDKPLPVHGHEQTLSEALREACSHSGFWLLAFGFFVCGFQVVFIGVHLPAYLVDQHLPATVGTTVLALIGLFNIFGTYTAGWLGGRMSKPRLLTGLYLLRAVVIVLFLWLPVTTTSAYLFGMAMGFLWLSTVPLTNGTVATLFGVRNLSMLGGIVFLFHQLGSFLGGWLGGVVYDRTGSYDLIWQVAILLSLLAAALNWPVRERPVARLQAGVSAA
- a CDS encoding OmpP1/FadL family transporter, with the translated sequence MKKVMLKTTLSLAVSLASTQLFASGFAINEHSISGMGTGYAGRSSSADDASTVYGNPAGMSRIKREQVTGGVAFLDASTDISHGSSSPNGGSNKGDMVPFTSVPMGYYVKPIDEHWAFGLGMYVPFGLITDYENGFAGRYFGSKSKVQVITLQPTVSYAFNDKVSIGFGPTINRIDGSLESNLSITQAAPDGKVKIKGDDTALGYNIGVLVQATDSTRVGLTYHSKVDYKLEGDTKVNYGVLGAIGLGASQKYDASLKITTPESADLSVTQAINDQWNVYAGTTWTRWSQLEKITVKNSGVQPLLAGQFGEITEEQNWHDTWAYAIGTSYQLNKEWVLRTGLTFDQAPTNNVDRSPRIPTGDRTIFSIGAGWSPTDDLTIDVAYSYLKEETVKINNSNDRGQSYSSKYDNSANGFGIGATYRF
- a CDS encoding adenosylcobinamide-GDP ribazoletransferase, which translates into the protein MLPFWIALQFLSSLPVRLPGMPAPQALGRSLLFYPVVGLLFGVILWALDLALAGAPPLLHGALLLTAWVVLSGALHLDGLADSADAWLGGFGDRERTLTIMKDPRSGPIAVVTLVLVLLLKFAALLAVVGQGEGLILVIVPLIGRAALLGLFLTTPYVRAGGLGQALADHLPRKAGWWVLAACALACVALAGIKGAVALLVAVGVFVWARRLMVRRLGGTTGDTAGALLELTEMAVLVGLALA
- a CDS encoding MarR family winged helix-turn-helix transcriptional regulator, which encodes MLPSQCLCTNLRRAARGVSRHYDGALDGFGINVAQYSLLCNLQRLDQPSISELAEAMGLDRSTLGRNLRVLEGEGLVALTEGEDMRNRIVKLTDTGAQRLAAALPAWEAAQQRLIDRLGAEKRETLLRLLDELA